The proteins below come from a single Periophthalmus magnuspinnatus isolate fPerMag1 chromosome 7, fPerMag1.2.pri, whole genome shotgun sequence genomic window:
- the cbln4 gene encoding cerebellin-4 — translation MEKCLLFVLSLAAVCALLRAQNDTEPIVLEGKCLVVCDSNPAVDWKSSSPLGISVRAANSKVAFSAIRSNNHEPSEMSNKTRIIYFDQILVNIGNYFTFESVFLSPRKGVYSFNFHVIKVYQSQTIQVNLMLNGRPVISAFAGDKDVTREAATNGVLLFLEKEDKVYLKLEKGNLVGGWQYSTFSGFMVFPL, via the exons ATGGAGAAGTGCCTCTTGTTTGTGCTGAGTCTCGCCGCGGTGTGCGCGCTGCTGCGGGCGCAGAATGACACGGAGCCCATCGTCCTGGAGGGCAAGTGCCTGGTGGTGTGTGACTCCAACCCGGCCGTGGACTGGAAGTCCTCCTCTCCGCTCGGGATCTCTGTGCGCGCGGCCAACTCCAAAGTGGCGTTCTCCGCGATCCGGAGCAACAACCACGAGCCCTCTGAGATGAGCAACAAGACCCGGATCATCTACTTCGACCAG ATTCTCGTGAACATTGGGAACTACTTCACGTTTGAGTCGGTGTTTTTGTCCCCGAGAAAAGGAGTATACAGTTTTAACTTCCACGTGATCAAAGTGTACCAGAGCCAGACCATACAG GTGAACTTGATGCTGAACGGGAGGCCGGTGATCTCTGCTTTCGCCGGAGACAAAGACGTGACACGTGAGGCCGCCACAAACGGAGTGCTGCTGTTTCTGGAGAAGGAGGACAAGGTTTACCTCAAACTGGAGAAGGGCAACCTGGTGGGCGGATGGCAGTACTCCACCTTCTCTGGGTTCATGGTGTTCCCCTTGTAA